The Kordia sp. SMS9 genome window below encodes:
- a CDS encoding MauE/DoxX family redox-associated membrane protein — protein MNFNQKDKIEIFENAISWVVVLAMLIYGCAKLFQFEGAAEIDKTVSEMTGFELMWAFYGYSQPFAITLGVFEVVGGILILIKKTRLLGCLLISSILINVIFQDIYFGVHVGALKAAILYQVLILIILWLNREKLIRSIKTLLETHRTQQPKAKFFAKLIIAFGIFVGLRIVEYYVTIK, from the coding sequence ATGAATTTCAACCAAAAAGATAAAATTGAAATATTTGAAAATGCAATAAGTTGGGTTGTTGTACTTGCAATGTTAATTTATGGTTGTGCCAAATTATTTCAATTTGAAGGAGCTGCCGAAATTGACAAAACGGTATCTGAAATGACCGGATTTGAATTAATGTGGGCTTTTTACGGGTATTCCCAACCATTTGCTATTACATTGGGAGTTTTTGAAGTAGTTGGCGGAATTCTCATTCTTATAAAAAAAACACGCCTTCTTGGATGTTTGTTGATATCTAGTATATTAATCAATGTTATTTTTCAAGACATTTACTTCGGAGTTCATGTTGGTGCTTTGAAAGCTGCCATTCTTTATCAAGTACTCATCTTGATTATTTTGTGGCTGAATAGAGAAAAGTTAATCCGAAGTATAAAAACATTATTAGAAACACATAGAACTCAACAACCGAAAGCAAAATTTTTTGCAAAACTTATCATTGCTTTTGGAATTTTCGTCGGTTTGAGAATAGTAGAATATTATGTAACAATAAAATGA